The genome window TTTCAAAGAATGACACACATTCTGAGCTGCCATCCCGCCTCTCCACTTGCTGGCAGCATGACTCTGAGCAACTTATTTACTTCTTTGTGCATCGTCTTTCTCAACTGCTTATCAGTAGTATATAAATCATAATATTCTGAGTATTGACAATCTAACAAATGTACCTAACTACAGGTGTCTTATTATATGTGTGGTGTAGTAAGGGATAATACTGAGTTTATCAgccattattattgttatcatcatAATAATCAGCATCACGATTTTTAACACCTATTCATGAATAGTATAATCATACAGTTGTCTACTTATTTGTATTTCAGGTAACATCATCATCTTGTGAACAAAGGTTGGGTCTTTAATCTTTGTATCCTCTATACTTAGCTCAGCAACAATTACCTTGTTTGAtaacaaaaatattctttcatcTGGAATTCCCAATTCTATACCTTTTTTTGGGGAAGGAATATTATGATCTCTTCAAGAATATAAAACTAATTGTGGATATGACAATTAAAAGTGTGGAGATATTGCTATGCTCTGCTTTCCCCAAAAATACTGCTATTATTGTAGATTTTCAGAAGGTGCAACAAACATCCTCTGACTGTGGTTCTGGCTACCACCCCTCCTTCCTTGCTTTTCACCTTAACTCCTTTCCTGAGCACGAGATTATAGTTCCATTCGACCTTGTTCTTTGCTTCCTTGTACAGCTCATGCCCTCCAGGAACAGAATAAATTCctgctgaaatattttccattagaGCCTTTGAAAGCTTATCAAGTATAGCCTGGCAGTATTTCACAGATGCCTCTTCATTCTGAAGCAagaattcttccttctttttctctatgGCTTCCTGCCAGGGAAATGAGGAGAAATCCAACAGAAAGAAGTTTTGTTAGAGGGAAAGGTCCCACTTTGATCATATTGGAAGGGACAGTCTGATTGCTCGAGTGGACTGGAACATGGAAGGAACCAGGCGTCGGGAGACTTGCTTTAGTTCCAGTTCCAACCAGTTCTCGGTGTGACTTATACACAGTCCCTTAATTGTCGTAGACTCAGGCTCACCATCTGTAAACTGAACTTCAAGCTTCCTTCTGCTGTAATACGAGTACCACTGACCCAACTGACAGCACGAGCCAAAGAAAGCTGAATTGTGGCTAGATGTAGTTTCCTCAGAGAACTTGAGTTGTTGTGGAAATGTATACAAAGAAAATCAACTACTCAATAATGACTGAAATGTACTCTGAACAGTGTTTGGAACTCTTCATGAATTCTTCTACTGAGGATTCAAGTGTGTGAAGATAaaagaacataattttttttcttgaacttgTAAATACAATCCAAGGGACTGGGCACCGTCAACAACCCTAATGAAGTGGAGGCTCCTCAGAGGTCTGGAGATGAGAACTCAACCAGGCTAATACCTTGTTTTTAGCTTTGCAATATCATAAGCAGAGCACATGGCCACCCTGGGCtgaacttctgacctacagaTTGGTGAGCTTATTCATATTCATTGTTTTAAACTGTTAAATTCATGGTAATTTTTAATACAGCAATATAATAAAATACCCATGTTATAGTAAAAGCATGAACAGTAGCCCTGTAGAGCCCTGTCACTCACAACAATCCATACTCCTTCTATCACGGCAAGGAGAGGATCAAAAAGAGAGACTCTAAGCATCATTCCAGAAAGGCGGGAATCAGGAGTGACAACTGCCAAGACAGTTACCATGAGTTTCTGCTGGAACTCCCGTTTGTCATCTTTGAAAGAATGCTCCATGAAGATTGCAACAGCTTCCTGCTCACAGGCCGTGTGCACGTCCAGCAGCTCCTGGAGCGTATCTGTGGGGAGGCTCACTCGCTGGGCCATCTGCTCACTGTAGTGGTTGGCTGCCTTCTGCACAGCCGCTGAGTTCTCACTCTGGGCCAAAGTTATCACTGCATTCTCCAAACAAGGAACCATTCCCCTCCTGATGGCATTCACGTAGGTCACCACCAGAGTCCCCAGTCCTGAATGAGCCAGGTATTTGTTGATAAATATCAAGTTACAACTCATTGTTTTATAGGATTTAGGGGCCAACGTTCTGAAAATTACTAAAAACCAATTTgggaaaaacttattttttttttatccgaCTACatcattctaatattttcttcttcattctttatgaTTCTCTAGctcataaattaaaatttaaattactgaTTCCCACCAATATGAGTAGGAGTTTCCTGGAAAAATACGTTcaaattcaagaagaaaacaggagtagATCAGACAGGCAAAGTAAATGTAATAAATGAATCCAACTACGTATTTGTGGGGCACGATTACAAATGAAAATGTGGGTcctcttgtaaaaaaaaatcaagaattttaaGACAGTGACAGAACATTAAACCAAGCACGGACCCATCTCTGCACAAGACACCGTATGACCACTGTCCCTGAACCTAATATTAAATTTACTCTCAATGAGCTTGCAGACCCATaatctactttttatttctgGACTGGAATCAACTCACAAAGTATCTTCTAAATCCTTTATCTCATAGGATTTCTCAATACACATTTAACTTTAACtccattttctctttataattagTGGATTCAGTACTTAAGATATATTAGGTTTCAGCAAACTCTCACCCAGGCAGACTTTAATTAATAAacatgtttgtctttttgtggcaTGAACATTTGCTTCTCTACATTCACATATGATGTaaacaaaattattaataaacCCAGAATATAATCAGAGCTCTACTACACACACTGACATAGAGATAAGCTTTGGGACAAAGGTGACTCACGGTTCCCGGTGACAATGATTCCCTCTCTCAGAGTCTTGGGCCTTCCATGGGCAAAGATATAGGAACAAAAATTTTTTGATTGCATCCGGAAATTACTATCCAGATGCTCTTCTGGCACATTATCAATATGGAATAACATGTATTTGTCATTTGTTGGCCGGTCAAAGACAAAACACTTCCGTTTTGGAAAGAACAGCCTGATACACTCTCTAGGCATGTTGGAGTTGTGGATTTGTTGATTCGTGCCTGCAGAAGTAGAAAAAGAGCAATCCTTCAATGGCCAGCCTTCAGACAAGGTATGATGTTATAAGAAAGATAACATGAAGGATTGACAATCTTACTGGAAAGATATGTCAACATATCTTTAGACCTTTTAGGGTATAAATATCCTTTCTGTGATTGATGTAACTCTACAGGcactaataaaatatatttactgttTTACTATTACTACATTACTATTGttactgttttacattttaaaaacaagataatTTGATTTCACTGTAATTTTGTTTAGCAACTTCCAATCTgttaagctatttttttttttcaatgaagaaCAGGAAGAGCACTTAACAGGGTACAAAAGTATGTAGACATCAGGAAGTTCCAGCATTGATTGCTATCTGGAAAATTTTTTTCATGGTACTAATTAGTCTAAAATCATCTCTTCTAATACTAGGCACTAGTTTCCTTGGTGAGCTTGAACTCCAATTGCTGGAggttttaaagtaataataaccCCACAAAAACCAATCACCTCTAGCAAGGGCCTAAATCTAAACTCAATTAAACATACATGTCAAATTCTGAATGACGAGGCACAGTTGATCCCACCCACCAAATAACTTTCCACACCCAATCCATGCTCTGATACCTGGAATCAGCTTCAAGGCATCCTCTAGGTACTCATCTTCAGTAATAGGGGagtcatttattttcatctcCAGCATGAAATCCCTTAGAGTCCAAATGAAGTCTGGAAAGAAACTCACAAACTCTACAGAGTCTTCCAGAGTGCCATCAGAACTTGAGGAGGACTTTATCCTGATTAATTCAGCGAGTTCAGTAATAAAGCTGGGAACTTAgctaaggaagaaatattttacaCCACAATTTCAGATATCAcatagaaataaactgtataaGCATGAATTTTGTCCTGTGTCTCACTGCTCCCCAACCATGACAACTGAGACACAGGAAAGGTGATGGCCTCAGTTGCCACTCCCATGTACTCAGTAAAACTCAGTGGTTCAGTTCCTGGAAGGATACTGCAATTGCTCAAGGGCCAGGTGGTTGATGGTGCCCATGCTGTTGTAGATCAAGATGCTGCTCAGAAGCACAGTTAGAGCAAAGATCCACGAGTCATTCTTAGGATCACCCTAGAAAGCACATCAGACAGGGACTTAGAAGGCCACTCTGCATTCATTCTGTTGTTCATTTACTATATTGTGACTATGTATTGCCGAATAGTAGGGCAAAGAAGGCAGGTTTTTAAGATATCATAAATTCAATCTCATTTTCACTATTAACATAGTCCTCTATCAAGGCTTCAGTTTCACagctattaaaaatgaacaaCAGTCAATGTGTACAAAAATGTTTAATACAGTGTCTAGAACATAGTAGGTGCATAGTAATAAGTGAGCAATTATTCCTTTAGCAAATTTTTTATGACATCTGTATTTGTGACAAAAATGTTATTTAGAAACTTCAATAACTATTCTCTGGGCACCCGCAACATGCCAGACACTGCACTTAGTTGCACATCCATGATAGTCCCTGCCCTTTAGATGACTTTATGAAGGAGATAAACATGTCACATGTAAATGCAACCAAGATTATAATTTCTTGCACGGGAACAAGTATTGCACAACTTCAGAGCAAGAAGTGACTACGTCCAACTGGTCTTACGATGGCAATAAAGTAAAAACTggtgtattttaaagaattgacAGAATGTGAACATGTAGATCATCCAGGTAGAAGGATAAGTTATTTCTGTTTCCAATGTGGAAAATGAAGCTGGAAACAAGATTCAGGGTAAGACCTGAAGGTCTCTGTAGGCCATAAAATAGAATTAGACACTCTCAAATCACTCTATAATTCTAAAATTAACAAGTAGTTTTGCTGCCATCAGCAGTTTATAATATAATATGGCATATTTTGTTCCCTTGTACAAGCACAGCATCTGGATTCTATGCTTACCAGACTTGATCTGGAAGACTGGAAAACTTTTTCataattctgggggaaaaaacattttctcaagtCCTTATTTTATTATCCCTAGAAGTATcccactttgtttttttaaagcaggacTTGGACCAAACAACAAACTATTTCAACATCAAGAGTATAATTTGGGTTTTATACTGAAGTTACTGTAGAGAACTTTAAAACTGAGCACAGAATCTCTAACTCCTTTTGTCCCTCTACAGTTATGGAAGCCATATAAATGCCTACTGTGGCTACTTTgaacacagactgaaaataacataaaataaggaGGAGAAATGATTTTTTGCACTTAATACTATTTTCAGTATGTCCAGGTCATTCTTTTATAGAAGTCAGAGAAGAAGTAATCACCAAAACCAGACACTTGAGCTAAAACCTTTGTGAATGTTCCTGGTGCAGCTGAAGCTTTTTCTGAagagtatttaaataaaatatttcactgaAATTCTATTTGACAGCTTCTACTTTAATTCCATTCTTCCTATATACTTTAATGGTAACTCCTATCAACATCACAGGTTACAGttcagatattatttcttccaGAAAGCTTTCTCTAAGCCACATGACTGGATTTGTTGCCTACATCTGTGCATGGCACCCTGTACTGATTATACCAGGTTCTTGTCTCCTACAGCAGGCTCTAGGCATTTGCCCTGTTTACTGCAGTACTGTAATTCTAAGTACAGAGCCCAGGATTCAGCtgttcagtaagtatttactgaattgtatatttatgtaagtattaaaaataagatCTTGCACTAATATACCAAAATATTTGAGCTTACCAAGGAAGAAAGTTCATGGAAAAATAACTTAACCTCATATTTATAATTGGATTTATAGTTTGAAAGAATAGGTAACAGAATTTGAGTTGATGTAGCAAATCAAAAGACAAGTATAAATATAAGCCAAAGGCAAGTATGTCTGGCTTACCTTCTCCATATCACCGAGACCTTCTGTATCCAGAAGAACTAGGGTGTGGTTCGGCTTCATGGGGTGGGATACACACCACATCCAGATGCCCCTGGTTTCGCACCTCACTGTAGAGCCCAGCTGGAAGCCtacaggaaaagaagagaaagcaatAAGAATACATGGGGATCCTTAGAGTTTAGTGGACTGAGGTTCAACCCCTAGTGGTGCTGAATCAGAGGGGAGGTAAtacagcagaaaacaaaaaaatggctgCATGGTCTGCATAGAGAGAAATGACTAAGGACTAATGGGACCATAGGCGGATTCTCCTGCAATTCAGTAAGGACTAAACAAGACagctgattaaaaacaaaaaaggacttgaacagacatttaaaaaaatgggatatACAAGTGGCAAGTAATATGAGAAAGGGTGCTCAACCTTATTTAGAGTGAGGCACACGACATATAATAAGTCATCACAAcagtaaaagttaaaaatatttctaagaatgTGGCAATTCCTATTTACTGCTAATAAACATGTAAACTGAATATAAAGTTGAAAAAGCCATTTGATATTATCTGGAAATCTTTAAGAAACACATACTCTGTGACATGGAAATTCCATTCTGGGATATATTATATAAGTGAAGTTTGTATACACGAGCAACAGGACAGAATTACAACAGTATCTTTGACAACCTTGTTCATAAatggtaaaaatggaaataatataaatgttcaataataaatggataaataaattatggtatctTCATATGACAGCATAttataatgcaatgaaataatgaaattatagcTACACACTAAACACTGGATTAATCTTATAAATTTCTTGTTGAGCAAAAAAGAAGTAGGATATCAAAGAATACAtacaatttcatttcatttatataaactttaaaagCAGGCCAAAATAAAGTGCTCTGGAAATGCATAGACTgtaaagccatttttaaaaagcaaggaagTAAGTACCACAAAATCAAAATAGATGAACACTAATCAAAGTGTTAGACGGTGTTGAAAATGATGAAAAGCCACTAATGTAAGGGCTATTGGGTGTTggcaattttttatttcttaactcAAGGTAATATTACACAGGTATTCACTTTATTTTATTGGACACTGTGTTTTAGGTACTCTTCTGTATGTGTTATAGTTCACAAATTTGAAGAGGCAAAAAAAGAGTAAGAAGGGGATATAACTTACGATAATTTTGCTATGAAATGGATCAGAAAGATAAAATGGTAGCTCCATTGAGATATGGGATAAAAAgggtttttcccttccttcttctattttagttttaaaagcaGGACATATCAAACTACATTTGAAGCTTTTGGAATGACATTACAATTTTGGAAAAGTGatacaggagaaaggaaggaaatagtaacAGAAGCTGAGCACCTGAGCAGGAGAATGTGGGTGGAATCCAGATGATCAGCACAGCAGAAATTTGAGAGGGCATGGAGAATGGTTAGAGAAAACAGTGAGGTTTTATGAATAGAGGGGATTGAGGTTATAAATTAGGTGGTAAATATTATGAGTTTTCTTTAGTGGGAGGAGTCAGGCTCTTCCTTAAGATGACCTCAGAGAAGGTGCGATCAGCCTGCAGTTCTCACTCTTCTCCAGCAAGTGGTCCCTGCTCCAAGCAACACTCACCATGGTTCTGTCCCGCCAGACGGTTCATCAGGTAGGACTTTCCTGTCCGATACAGCCCTGCAATGGCCACCACCACGACAGGCTGAGATATCTTTTCAAGAATCTGTAATGCTTTCTGGTTCACAGTCAGCTGCTCTTTCTGGTTTTCCACTAGACAAATGGGTGCTGTCATGGTGGGTCCAGATGCCATGGTGACCTGTAACCCAGAAGAGTTCTTCAGCAGAACACAAGATCTCAAAGTCATCTCAAATGGTCATTCAAAGAATGTGCATGTCAGCTCCCTGTTTGTGGAACATGTATGTCCATCTCCTACTTTTTGTGTAGTTCCAAGGGGAAAGTAGACAGCCAAGCACTGGCAGACCACAGGCCTCTTCCTCCATCACACCCAGAATCTCTGGTGGTATCGCTGGTGACACATAGGTATTACTAGTTCCCTAAAAATAATGTTCTACTTAATGAATCCCTCTGCATGAAAATCCCtagcaaaaatgttttatttatattatctttttttccttaaaaaacactgaaagttaaagaattttatcttttcttactaGATGAAGCAATGGTAGTACATATGTAAGCTGAAAGATTGGTGAGTGGCTGAAGCAGGAGACGAATACGATCTGTCTTATTATACTACCTACTACAAAAACTTACCTGTCAAATACctcaaatatgtatttaaaaaatgtttcttggtAGAGAAACTGCAAGCATTCATTATTAACTAGTGACATACGAAGTCATTATGATACATAGTGCAATCTGAATGGATGCTGTTATTCCTGCATGGAGATCAAACCACCAATATGTTTCCAGACAGACTCATCTATTTACAGGGTGTGTGTCTGATAGGAGACTTGAGTTCATCTTCATTTTGTAAAAGGCACAACTTTGACATCCAGTCTAAtttattaccttcattttttaaaaattcagtatataTTTGATGAGATTTATGCTCAACGCTGAGGAATATTAAAATGAGTTAAGATAGAGTCCCAACCTTCAAAATGCCTTAGAATCCTTATCAGCTAGGATTTGGTTTATCTATGAGTAACAGAAAACCCTAGAAAACTGTGACTTAAAAAGCCAGAAGTCTATTACTCTTTCTCTCAAGTGTACAAAAAGCATACAAAGGTAAATATTCTACTTCACAAAGTCACCAGGGGCACTGATTTCTTGTATTTCCTGCTTCCCCATCCTTTAACAATGCCACCTCAAGGTCCAAGATGGCTCACCATCACATGTACCTCCCACCCAGTTGGAGAAGAAAGGCGAGAAGCTAGGTCATCCTCCTTTAAGGACATCTCCTAAATGAGTGATTATGCATACATCACTTCAGCTCAGATTCCAGTTATACCTCTAGGGCTTACAGTAATTGGAGAAGATAGGCAGTACTTCATTGACTGCAGCGTAAGTGGAGAAATGCCTTGACAGACATATGCACAGTAGGGTGTCCAAGTGAAAAGAAGGGTGATCTAATATAGACTGAAAGAAGAATTGGTTAAAAGATGCTAGTTAGTAAATATGGTGACAAGAGAGagttaaaaatgagaagaaacagcATGGGCaattaactgaaaaattaaaatgagaggGAGGCATCTAAAAGGACTCCTAGGATTTTAGCTTGGATAGCTAAGtaaatgtcaaaaagaaaaacagaaatagaagtATGTTTGCAGTGGATATTCAATTTTTGGGGGACATGTTTCAGGATATTCATAGCCACTGAAATAGTATTGTgtacacctgaatgtaagtatcTTCTGCTGATAAGCATTCAACCCACACTTTATCATGCTCATTTGTATCTCTTGACAGTAATTTCAATGGAGGCAGGGGCTCCACAATTCTCAGCATATACTggacacaaaataaacatttgctaGGCTGAACTGATGTGCAGCTCAGTAGAAAGGTCCTCCTGGAAAGTTAGGTATACGAGGCTAGAGTATATGCATCAAAACAGCAAGGATGTCTTTACACCATCTTGCACAGAGGAtgcacaaaatacaaaataatacaagtTTCAGGAGAATATGTGCCTCAGAAGGCTAGGTCAAGTGTGTATCGAGAAGGAGGAAGTGATCAACAGTACCAAATTAATGGAGAGCTCACCTAAGAGAAGGACCAAATACATTCTTAGGTTTCTCAATGtccattaatttaacaaatatactGTGTATCTACCATGTGCTGGGTATTGGGCATTGTTCTGGGTGCTCAGTACACACCAGTGAACAAAATGGATACAAAATCCCTGCCTCATGGAGCTCTACTCTACTAGGGAAAGATATGTAATGAGCAAAATcaattatacatacacacatacatacatacatacatatatatatatgattgtatacatataattttaaaagtatatatgtgtatatatactatatatagtgtgtatatataatgcatatattatatgtatatataaagcagCTGTACCATAGGGGAAATTGTAAAGTTCttagatttaatatttttaagagctTTGGGGAGGAACAGATGAGATTACAAAGTCGTTTGTTCTTTTAACTGCAAAGAAGGACTGAGGTATCCAAGCCAAGATGCCTTTAAGTCCAAATTAAACAAGTAGAATGAGATAGCTCAGTTGGATTTAGTTAGATGGTCAATGGTTTCCAAAAGTTACTGTCCATAAGAATTATCTGGAGTGATGGTTAAGAATACCACCAAACCCATATTTTTGACAACTAGCCCAGAATATTCTGCAATAGGCTGTGCATGGAACACACATTTATAAAGAGTGCACGAGAAACACATTTAAACCTCAGGATTTTTAACTGCCGATGAGTGAGAATACAACTGAATTATCTTTGTTGCATCTATGAGATTATTAAATGTGCATAGTACAAAAATAAGGAAGAGACAACCTTTCAGGATTTAAATTTTAAGGTAAACAacatcttttctgtttctcccttgccCGAGAGGGGGCAGTCCGTCAGAACTCTCTCATGCAGGGAAGAGGCGGTGGGAGGAAGCGACCCCACCCAGGGCCTCTGAGAGGGGTCGTGCTTTGGTTCCTCAATGTCAGAAATGACTAAAGTCCCCGTTCCCAGGGAGGGGCAGCGCGTCCCGGGGACACGACGCCCGGGTTCGCCTCGCAGCCGCCCGGGTCCCCACGGAGGCGCGGGGCCGCCCGGAGCAAAACGCCCGCGGGCCTCGCACGTCGGGCTCCGCGCGGTCCTCCTGCTCGCTCCGCAACTGCCGGGGTGGGTGCGCAGGGAATCTGGTGTCGGTCAGTTAACGGAAATGTGTGGAAGAGCAAGCGTTGGAGCGAACTTACGTGGCGCGGGCGCTGCAGCCAGGGGACAAGTCCTCGGCGGCCTCGCTCGGCTGTCGCGCGCAGCTCCGCGTCTGCGGCTCCGGAAGCCCGTTCTCCGTGGGCTACGGCCGACCGGATATGTCGCCGTCGTTAgtcaggggtgggggtgagaatCGAAAGGGGAAAGAGACGCCCTTCTTTTCAGGCTTTCTTTAGCTGTTAGATTCACACTTTTCAGCGAGGCTGGGGGCCCGAGGTCGTGCGGCCAGGCGCGCCCCTCCGCTGCCCCGAGCCGAGACACCCCGGCGGGCCCCGACCGCACAGCAGACGCGGTCCTTGGCCTCCGACCCCCGGACGTCCCGACCGCCTGCCCTCCGGGATGCTGGGCGGGGGAGAGGTTtcggttttgtttgtttatttttgtgattatttaTTCGATCGTTTCTTTTCTACCCGCTTTTCAAAGCTAATACTCTTGCCAGTAGCAAAAGTATTATTTCAtaacaaaaatagcaaaatatatacatggtgtatgtatgtatacatacatacatacatacatacatacatacatacatatgtatatatatatatgcttccTTTAATATTAAACACGTTTTGTTCtaattcctgttttgtttttggttctgCGTCTTCTAGGAGCATGCAGCGTTGGGGTTcgctttaaataaaatagaacaatatgaatttgaatataaaaatatgaatagaaaaatagaaacagtgaatttttgttttaaatgagtaAAGAAGTCATCACTaacatcacattttaaaaagctgacaAGTGTTACAAATCTTTTCAGAATGTCTGGGTGTATTGAAAAGAAATCATTGTTTCAATTCCATGTTCAACATTGCATTTGTGTGAAATTGGCTCTTTGACAGTAACAGTGGTAAAACTAAGTACCAACATGTGTTATAGATTCACTTTTTATACACTAAATTTTATAGCATTATCAAAACATTTATAGTGCTAATATGACAACCCAAACtactaaatagaataaaatatcagaaaataaaatttcatactGAAAATGTTAAAtctccctttttcctttcatATGCAATATAATGCTACCAATCCAATTTTTATGGAAAGTTTATCTttcattgctgttttgttttgttttaaagaaacttcACTTTCTATCAACattatttcaattttaagaaCCTGTGGAAGACGAGCTTAAGACCACCCAGTGCTTGTTCCTACCCAGTCAGTGGCTGGTACAGTGAGAGCTACAGACCAGTTTTCACCGGCAGGCTGAGTGGTCCAGTCTTCAGTTAGAAACTGCTAGACAAGCAAGTGGGCACCTGTACACACCTTCAGCCTGGTTTGCAACCTTAGGCGAGTAGCAGTGAACTCGGGAGCTGGAGTGGTTCAATCACCTGGCAAGTGGGAAATTTTATCTTTCAATATGAACTCATATACTGTCCTTCCTAATGTTATGTTAAAATATACTCTTATTTATCCTATCATAGTGAATTGGATCCccttttaaaattgtctttaCTTGTTGCTATTAAAATTGgatgaaagaaatttatttcctgcAAAACTTGGCATACATTTTACTGGTACAGGTAATCCGAATGTAGGTCTCATTGCTATTGGTTTTTTAAAGAGCAAATCAAAGTTCTCATTTTTGGTGGATCTATATCTTGAATGGGGCAAATATTATAAAGTGAGTTGTGATGGGTATTAAATAATGTTACAAATAAACTGCTTGGTTGTTTACAAAAGCAAGT of Manis javanica isolate MJ-LG chromosome 4, MJ_LKY, whole genome shotgun sequence contains these proteins:
- the LOC108389118 gene encoding guanylate-binding protein 3-like isoform X1; translation: MASGPTMTAPICLVENQKEQLTVNQKALQILEKISQPVVVVAIAGLYRTGKSYLMNRLAGQNHGFQLGSTVRCETRGIWMWCVSHPMKPNHTLVLLDTEGLGDMEKGDPKNDSWIFALTVLLSSILIYNSMGTINHLALEQLHFITELAELIRIKSSSSSDGTLEDSVEFVSFFPDFIWTLRDFMLEMKINDSPITEDEYLEDALKLIPGTNQQIHNSNMPRECIRLFFPKRKCFVFDRPTNDKYMLFHIDNVPEEHLDSNFRMQSKNFCSYIFAHGRPKTLREGIIVTGNRLGTLVVTYVNAIRRGMVPCLENAVITLAQSENSAAVQKAANHYSEQMAQRVSLPTDTLQELLDVHTACEQEAVAIFMEHSFKDDKREFQQKLMEAIEKKKEEFLLQNEEASVKYCQAILDKLSKALMENISAGIYSVPGGHELYKEAKNKVEWNYNLVLRKGVKANDILQHFQQSQMAIEESILQGDIALTSGQKALAAEQLKKEAAEKEQQMLRQKQQEQLQKLEVQEKSFKEHMVQLREKMKREREDLLREQERILEHKLKVQQELLNEGFKKKSEKMCTEIQQLRKEITANKKYSFGSRIFDTIGSFLSVDVPSPAEQDKKEADLKKLELLTQIQTELQQKMEVQERHFKENLAQLKKEMEKERENCLRKQERILEHKLKVQQELLNEGFKKKSEKMCTEIQQLRKEITANKKNERSFTSWLFDVISSVLGIEMPSPAEQAKKELTEKGWELQRQMQKELQKIKEVEERHFQENLAQLKDEMEREREELLREQERMLEQKLKTLEISSVQRKEAQIPQRCHCE
- the LOC108389118 gene encoding guanylate-binding protein 3-like isoform X2, producing the protein MASGPTMTAPICLVENQKEQLTVNQKALQILEKISQPVVVVAIAGLYRTGKSYLMNRLAGQNHGFQLGSTVRCETRGIWMWCVSHPMKPNHTLVLLDTEGLGDMEKGDPKNDSWIFALTVLLSSILIYNSMGTINHLALEQLHFITELAELIRIKSSSSSDGTLEDSVEFVSFFPDFIWTLRDFMLEMKINDSPITEDEYLEDALKLIPGTNQQIHNSNMPRECIRLFFPKRKCFVFDRPTNDKYMLFHIDNVPEEHLDSNFRMQSKNFCSYIFAHGRPKTLREGIIVTGNRLGTLVVTYVNAIRRGMVPCLENAVITLAQSENSAAVQKAANHYSEQMAQRVSLPTDTLQELLDVHTACEQEAVAIFMEHSFKDDKREFQQKLMANDILQHFQQSQMAIEESILQGDIALTSGQKALAAEQLKKEAAEKEQQMLRQKQQEQLQKLEVQEKSFKEHMVQLREKMKREREDLLREQERILEHKLKVQQELLNEGFKKKSEKMCTEIQQLRKEITANKKYSFGSRIFDTIGSFLSVDVPSPAEQDKKEADLKKLELLTQIQTELQQKMEVQERHFKENLAQLKKEMEKERENCLRKQERILEHKLKVQQELLNEGFKKKSEKMCTEIQQLRKEITANKKNERSFTSWLFDVISSVLGIEMPSPAEQAKKELTEKGWELQRQMQKELQKIKEVEERHFQENLAQLKDEMEREREELLREQERMLEQKLKTLEISSVQRKEAQIPQRCHCE